A single Lolium perenne isolate Kyuss_39 chromosome 6, Kyuss_2.0, whole genome shotgun sequence DNA region contains:
- the LOC127307429 gene encoding dihydroxy-acid dehydratase, chloroplastic-like, protein MAPGCDKNPGNFQGNSYDIVSALQSYGEFVSGSISKEERKYVLHNSCPGAGSCGGMYTPNTVASAIETMGMSLSYRCKIMVYKQRSII, encoded by the exons ATGGCACCTGGATGCGACAAGAAC CCTGGAAACTTCCAGGGAAATTCATATGACATAGTATCTGCTTTGCAG AGCTACGGAGAATTTGTTAGTGGATCAATCAGCAAGGAGGAAAGAAAGTATGTGCTCCACAACTCATGCCCAGGGGCAGGTTCGTGTGGCGGTATGTACACACCAAATACAGTGGCATCCGCAATTGAGACAATGGGCATGAGCCTTTCATACAGGTGCAAAATCATGGTCTACAAACAGAGAAGCATCATATAG